Part of the Tolypothrix sp. PCC 7910 genome, CCGCTATGCGTGCTTTAGGTGGGCATTTCCAAGGTCAGTTGATTTATGACCCCGCGATCGTCAAAACAGGTTTAATTGGCGAAAGCAAAGAAGCTAACCTTGATCGTTTGAAGTCTATGAATATCAACGACCCTGATAAGGTCTATGATGCTCATGAACTCGCATCTGGTGAAACTGTACTTTTTGCTGCTAGTGGTATTACCTCTGGAAATCTGATGCAAGGTGTACGCTTTTTCAAGGGTGGAGCCAGAACTCAAAGCCTAGTTATTTCCAACCAGTCAAACACCGCTCGGTTTGTGGATACCATTCACATGTTTGATAATCCTAAGACCGTACAATTGCGGTAAACAATCGTAGTGCGGAGTCACCCCAGTTGAGAGTGGCAAAAGCCGCCACTCTGACTGAATCGCTGAGGTATTGAGTACCCAGTCCAAAACTATAGTTTGTTGATCATTCCTCAGCACTTTTTCAGTTAGGAGTTATGAATTCTATGAACTCCTAACTGACCAATCACCACTTACCAATCACCATTTAGCAATTACTAATTAGCAGATGAATATAGCAGTGGTGGGGTTAAGCCATAAAACAGCCCCAGTAGAAATCCGGGAAAAGCTGAGTATTCCAGAACCTCAAACCGAAAGCGCGATCGCTCAACTTACCAGCTTTCCCCATATTGACGAAGTTGCTATTCTCAGCACTTGTAACCGTCTGGAAATTTACATTGTCACTGGTGAAACCGAACATGGGATTCGGGAAGTAACTCAGTTTCTGGGCGAATACAGCAAATTGCCTGTCACATCTTTACGCCAACACTTATTCATGTTGTTGCATGAAGATGCTGTGATGCATATTATGCGTGTAGCTGCTGGGTTAGACAGTCTCGTACTGGGAGAAGGACAAATTCTCGCTCAGGTGAAGAATACCCACAAACTGGGACAACAATATAACGGTATAAAAACAATTCTGAATCGATTATTTAAACAAGCCTTAACAGCAGGTAAGCGAGTTCGTACGGAAACTAGCATTGGTACTGGCGCAGTTTCCATCAGTTCCGCAGCTGTGGAATTGGCGCATATGAAGGTAGAAAATTTAGCAGCTTGTCGAGTCGCTATTCTCGGTGCTGGTAAAATGTCTCGCTTGCTGGTACAGCACCTCGTTTCTAAAGGCGCTGGGCAAATTAGTATTTTAAATCGCTCAACTCAACGAGCCGTAGAATTGGCTAAACTGTTCCCAGATCAGCCAATCGAAATTCATCCGCTATCAGAAATGATGGCAGTAATTGCCAACAGTCATTTAGTATTTACCAGTACTTCCGCTACAGACCCCATTTTGGATCGTGCGAAATTAGAAATGGTTTTAGAGCCTAACCAGTCTCTAATGCTATTTGATATTTCCGTACCCCGCAACGTCCATTCTGATGTGAATGGGCTAGAAAATGTCCAGGCGTTCAACGTCGATGATTTGAAGGCTGTAGTAGCACAAAACTATGAAAGCCGTCGCAAGATGGCTCAAGAAGCAGAGAAAATCCTGGATGAAGAAGTAGAAGCTTTTGATATTTGGTGGCGCAGTCTAGAAACTGTCTCCACAATTAGCTGTCTGCGAAATAAAGTAGAAACCATCCGCGAACAGGAATTGGAAAAGGCTTTGTCGCGCTTGGGTTCGGAATTCGCAGAAAAGCATCAAGAAGTCATTGAAGCTTTAACGAGAGGCATCGTTAACAAAATTTTACACGATCCGATGGTGCAATTGCGAGCGCAGCAAGATGTAGAAGCTAGACGGCAATGTATGCAGACTCTGCAGATGTTATTTAACCTAGATGCAGAGGAACAGTTTAGCTAAGTCTACGGACATCATTGGTGCGTTAGGATTTGCTCCCACGCACCAGCAATGACTCCAGATTAGAACCTTTTGCTAGTAGCTAGAGGCTTAAGGCTTTGTAGCTGTTGGGTTTGCTCCTCTAATCTTTCAGCCAGGCGATCGCATACTAACTCACATAATCGCAAACATATAGGATCAGCGATTTCATAAATGACGCTGACACCTTCTGGTGTTCTTTTAACAATACCCGCCTGAGTCAAGACTTTGAGGTGCTTCGACACATTTGCCTGTCCGAGTCCAGTTAAGGCGATAATTTCCGTAACATTTTTGGCACCCGATTTCAAACAACATAAAACTTGTAGCCGACTAACTTCAGACAAGACTTTAAAATAGTCAGCAACTGGGCTTAATGCCCCAGGAAAAACTTCTGACATAGAAAAGTAATAATACTTTATGGATTAATTTCTACTATTATACTATATGGTAATATAATATTTATACTCATACCATAGTATTAATTGAGACAGAGCAGGAATAATTGGTATAATAGTGGAACTGTCAAGAGAAGAAATTATTACAATTAAATAAGTCTTAAGGGACTTCCAAGTAAAAAAATATTCCATTGCTATTGTTCATTGTTAACTGTTGACTGTGAACCGTCAGCAGTCAACAGTCAACGACTTGAACGGAATAATTTATTTTTTGGAGTTCCCTAAGTTAAAGATTTTGGACTAGTAATTTATTTTAGAAGGGTAAGGGTCAAAAGTTTTTATTTACCCTTGAAGTGTCCAACAAAAAAATATTGAGTACGATAGGAATAAGAAGCAAAGTGAAATTTGCAAATTATCACTTGCGTCAAAATAATTTACTATAGTCAAACAATTATAGATGCTATATTTATGCAGTTAGAAACACAAAAGCGTTATTACACACCTGAAGAATATTTGGAAATTGAAGAAAAAGCAGAATATAAAAGCGAGTACCGGGATGGAGAAATTGTACCGATGACGGGTGGAACTACCAATCATAATAAAATTGCAGGCAACTTTTATGCTTATTTGAAGTTTGCTTTAAAAGGCAAAAATTATGATGTTTATATTGGTGATGTGCGTTTGTGGATACCCCGTTATCGGCAACATACATATCCAGATGTCATGGTAATCGAAGGAGAACCGATTTACACAGGAACTAGCACAACAACAGTAATGAATCCGTTATTAATTGCGGAAGTTCTCTCTAAATCTACCAAAAACTATGACCAAGGCGATAAATTTCTTTATTATCGCTCTATTCCAGAATTCCAAGAATATATTTTAATTGACCAATATCAGTATCATGTCATGCAATATGTAAAAACTGCCGCAAGCCAATGGTCATTTACAGAAATTGAAGGTGAATCTGCAACTTTATCACTGCAAACTGTGGATTTTCAAATTGAATTACATGACCTTTACGAGAAAGTTAATTTTGCAGAAAATGACGAAGATTAAGAAAATTTGTAATTAATAATTGATAGCGCAACCTAAATTATTATAAATAAAGACACAAACAATTTTGTGCCTTTATAGGTGGCTGATTAAATTGAAAATTGCTGAAATAGAAAATACCTCACTACCAAACTTATAAATCCTTGTTCGGGGTACATGGATTTGTGGTAGTTATGATAGCCACTGTTTTAAATTGTTAATAGTTGCGCTCAGAATAGCTTATAAGATAGGACGAGTTCTAACTTTGTAGTCCATTAAAGCGCCTTGGCTAATTACAGTGCGTCCATTTCGTCTGCTGGTAGGAATTTGCCCTTTTTGCAGAGCCATATACAGAGTACTTTGATCTACACCTAAAAACCTAGCAGCCTGTACAAATGAAGTACCCTGTTTGGATATACTTCCGTTCCTTCTCTTTCGATTTGTGAATGATCTGAACATGGCGAAATGTGAAGAACTACTTAAGAAATCTCAACTTTTGACCGAACAAATCGCAGAATTAACAATAATTCACAATCACAACAAAACAACCTCTGCCTGTTCAGAGGCTAACATCATGGCTTATTCGACTTCTCTCTAATTAGATTGAAATCGAATTTGATTATAACAAATTATGAGGAAAGAACAGTTTCAAACCCTACTGCAATTTTTCAAAGTGTTGGCAGACGAGAGTCGATTAAAAATTGTAGGTATATTAGCAAACCAAGAGTGTAGTGTTGAAGAACTAGCAGTGCTATTGCAACTTAAAGAACCGACAGTGTCACATCACCTGTCAAAACTCAAGGAATTAAATTTAGTCACTATGCGCCCAGAGGGTAACAGCCGCTTTTACCAATTGGATAGCGAAGCCTTGCAAAATATTAGCAAGGAAATTTTTACCCCAGAGAAAATAGCCTCCTTAATTGAGGATGTCAACACCGAAGCTTGGGAAAGCAAAGTCTTGAGTAACTATATAGACACTAATGCTAACAATCTCGAGGTAGTACAACGCCTAAAGGAAATTCCTTCCAGTCGCAAAAAACGCTTAGTTATTCTCAAGTGGCTAGCCAGTAAATTTGAAGAAGGGGTTCAGTACCCAGAAATAACAGTGAATGAAACACTCAAGCGCTATCATCCTGAC contains:
- a CDS encoding glutamyl-tRNA reductase, with protein sequence MNIAVVGLSHKTAPVEIREKLSIPEPQTESAIAQLTSFPHIDEVAILSTCNRLEIYIVTGETEHGIREVTQFLGEYSKLPVTSLRQHLFMLLHEDAVMHIMRVAAGLDSLVLGEGQILAQVKNTHKLGQQYNGIKTILNRLFKQALTAGKRVRTETSIGTGAVSISSAAVELAHMKVENLAACRVAILGAGKMSRLLVQHLVSKGAGQISILNRSTQRAVELAKLFPDQPIEIHPLSEMMAVIANSHLVFTSTSATDPILDRAKLEMVLEPNQSLMLFDISVPRNVHSDVNGLENVQAFNVDDLKAVVAQNYESRRKMAQEAEKILDEEVEAFDIWWRSLETVSTISCLRNKVETIREQELEKALSRLGSEFAEKHQEVIEALTRGIVNKILHDPMVQLRAQQDVEARRQCMQTLQMLFNLDAEEQFS
- a CDS encoding helix-turn-helix transcriptional regulator; translation: MSEVFPGALSPVADYFKVLSEVSRLQVLCCLKSGAKNVTEIIALTGLGQANVSKHLKVLTQAGIVKRTPEGVSVIYEIADPICLRLCELVCDRLAERLEEQTQQLQSLKPLATSKRF
- a CDS encoding Uma2 family endonuclease, coding for MQLETQKRYYTPEEYLEIEEKAEYKSEYRDGEIVPMTGGTTNHNKIAGNFYAYLKFALKGKNYDVYIGDVRLWIPRYRQHTYPDVMVIEGEPIYTGTSTTTVMNPLLIAEVLSKSTKNYDQGDKFLYYRSIPEFQEYILIDQYQYHVMQYVKTAASQWSFTEIEGESATLSLQTVDFQIELHDLYEKVNFAENDED
- a CDS encoding helix-turn-helix domain-containing protein — its product is MFRSFTNRKRRNGSISKQGTSFVQAARFLGVDQSTLYMALQKGQIPTSRRNGRTVISQGALMDYKVRTRPIL
- a CDS encoding metalloregulator ArsR/SmtB family transcription factor, with the protein product MRKEQFQTLLQFFKVLADESRLKIVGILANQECSVEELAVLLQLKEPTVSHHLSKLKELNLVTMRPEGNSRFYQLDSEALQNISKEIFTPEKIASLIEDVNTEAWESKVLSNYIDTNANNLEVVQRLKEIPSSRKKRLVILKWLASKFEEGVQYPEITVNETLKRYHPDYATLRRELIGYKLMQREDGVYWRHSVDAKTNL